The genomic window ATCGAGGGCGGGGTGATTGACCCGGGTCAAACGGGCGACAAAGTGGTGGTGGAACTTGGGCAGACGAACCTGCTTGTGCTGCTGTCAGTGATGCCTCATAGCAACCTGCCTGCGCGAGCCAATCCAGATCCGGATCCTGCGTGATATGGGACTCCTTGATCACGTGCGCCACATGACCCTGCTCATGGTGGACCTCGCCAATTGAAGTGACTGAGAGATCGACCTTAGCTTGTACATGATCCAGGCACTACACCTTCTTGGAGAACTTCATGTCGAGGCCGTCGAGTCGAGCATTGATGTCGTCGATGCGCGTGACTTGTTCAACGATACCCTTGAGAGCCGCCAGCTCCTTCAGCACACGGTCCTCGAACGTCGCCATGATTTCCACAAGATGATGCGTCTGAGCGCTAGGTTTGAAGGGAGCCGTTGTCACCCTTTCTGAAATTGGACAAACACCGATCTCGAATTTATAGACGGCCACCGGACCGGCCGTGCAACCAATCAGTCGATGTTACAGTCCGATCTCGAGGAAGCGAGGATCAACAGATCAAAGAGGCAATCTGATACCAACTGTCGTGTCCTTGCCTCGAGGTAAATCCTAGGATTGAGGACCGGGAGTAGGTAGCGGTGTGGGGAAGAATAAGCTCAGAGAAGGAGAAACAGAACACGGAAAGGGGAAGAGAACTATTCCATTTTAGGATATTGTTCAATAATGCCAGACAGCTACATGGGTGAGCTTATATCAGGCTCTCGACACTCACACGGGTACCAGTACACTTACATGGCCCACGGCCCGCTACCGCGAGTCATCCCAATTACTTTAATTCAAATCAATCACCGTTGCTTGCCGCCTCCTTTGTGGTTCATTGCCTGACTCTGCATCGCCTGACAGAGAGGGGCAATGAGAGAGAACAACAAGTCGCCATGGTTTGGTTCGTTACCCGCAGGTCAGAGAGAAGTGGATCAGCCAGCGGCCGAAGGTCCACCGCTCGCTCTACGTCTACCGCCTCGCCaagtcttcttatttttcttttttacaTTTGCGGGTTGCAAGGACTTGTGGAAGGCGCCAGAATCTAAATTTGCCGCAAGCGATGTTGGAAGCAAGATGTATGTCATCGAGCAATTTCATGATTGTAGAATGGTTGAGAGCCGCTCTGTATTGAAACAACTCTATTTGTTCAATGTGTGGAGACGTTTTCGTTGATTACAAAGCGTCTATGATGACTTCGTCAATCTAAGatattagagcatctctagcagaccccttataaGGCTAGCCCTTATAAGGGGTTTACGGTTCGCGTCGAACGTGATATAAGGGGTGAATTTGTCTACGGCCGACCAAAAAAGGGTAGATGAAActataaaattttgaaaaaaagtttcaTGCGAGAAATGAACCAGAAACACTAGAGATGATCATTCATACATACATATAAGAGATGACCGTACATACATACATATAGTTCATCGGCAGCAGAAAGCACGTCGGCCTATCCTAACCCTAAACTAGCCTAAATGGGGCTCACTGGTGAGCCCTACGGGTGTGGCGGCACCACTGCGGTAGTGGCGGCGATCACTCATCATCTGTGTTGGAGGTGAGGTCGATGTACTTGGCGTCCCACGCTTTAGCGTCGTGGCGCCACGCCTCTTCCTTCTCCTCGAACTCGCGCGCCCTGGCGAGGCCCTGCTCGAACAGGACGTCGTTGATCTCCTCCTCCCGGCGGCGGAGctacaccaccacctcctcctcccgcgcACTGCGCGCGAGGATGGCGACCTCCATCGCATCCGCCTCCACCGAGGGAAGGAAATCCTTCGGCCCGACGACGCCACCGCCCCCGTCGCACCGGCTCCGCCTTGAGCTCCATGTTCACCGCTCGGAGCGGCGAAAGCTCCTCCGGCTCCCTTTTCACCGGGGTGAGCAGCGTACGGGAGCTCAAGGCACCGCCGGAGGAGCTTCCCACGGTGGAGGAGCCGGAGGACAACCCGCGGTGGAGGAGCGCCTACCTGTggtcgtactcctccgtctcgcggCGGAGGAGCCGAAGTACAGTCCGCGGCGGAGGTGCGCCTGCCTACGGTCGTATTCCTCCGCCTCGCGGTGGAGGAGCGACAGCGGCGACAGAGCTCGCGGTTTGTGTACTTTTGTGCGGCCCTTTACCTCGCGCCGTCGGCGGTGACGCGCCGCCTCTGCTCGGCGCCACCATCGGCGATGCAACCCGCCAACCACATTTCGCGCCACATCGAGGGAGATTGAGGTCGCTGGCGGCAAGAAATCGAGAGAGGGATTTGGGATTTGCAGCGGTGTGCGGATAGGGTTCCGACCCATATTCCAGCCGCAAACCCATACATATACCCCCCGCGCGCGTGTGTgcgcgttggggggggggggtgcgggctACTATAAAAACATTTACGTGACGGTTAACTATACGGCCGCTGGTCTAGCCCAAAAAGGGCCAAACCCGTATAGTCGTCAGAATTTTACAAGCCGCCCCGTTTTAAGGGTCTgctaaaaatgctcttatattggCTCGGTATCTCGGAGGtactcatagggatagggtgttcACACGTGCGTTTATATGAGTGAATGTATGTGTATATGTGAACATCTGTTGTAACTGTGTTAGAAAAACAACAACTGAGATTTGCCACCGAGCCACCAGATATTCTTAAGACTTCATCCATTTAGAAAAGTACAATTTCAGTTTGCTGAAAGGTACAACTTGCACCACGGGCAGCACCGTCCGAAGCCACACGGCAAGGAAAACTCTGCCGTGTCTACCGAGTGTTGTTGACTGCGGTGTGCCCCGCTTCTGTATGAGCCGTGTCATTTGGAAGCAAAGATAATTCTGCAGATCAGATTTCGCCACGGGCAGCAACTTAGCACCACATACGATATCTTCACAAAAATGGTATGGTATAATGTTGATGTAGACGCCAAGATTATCATCCCAAAAACTCGGAAAGAAAAAACATATAATGCTGATGTAGACGCCAAGATTATCATCCCAAAAACTCAGAAAGACAAGGCCACGGTGAGCAATAAACTTCGGAACTTGTACACATTCAGAAAGAAGGCAACCattgttcatgttgttcatgtctACATGAACAATGAGTGACATCTCCACAGCTATGGTTACACTGATATTAGCACATTAGCAGTACAACATTACCATCCTCCTTGCTAAGGGCATTCTTATTGCCACTCGCAACATTACACGTCATACTAGATAGATGGGAAGGCAAAAAAAGGAACAGGGCAAAAACCAGAGCTTCTTCTTTCAGGCTTTGCCGTCGCTGTAAGTGCTCAGATCTGCGTGTGTGTCCTTGTAGCGCTGGGATAGGTACGCCGAGCAAGTGATTGGGGGGAACCTGATCAGACAGCGAGACGGCAAACCTTTAGAGTTGGTGTGTATGCCTGGGCTGATGAGATGGATAAGTGATCAACTTTAGTCATTGTTGGTAGGATTTAGAACTTACTTTGGCGGATTCGTCTCGGATTTGCAGGTTGGCAGGCACTCGACTACGCAGTCGTGGCTTGGTTCCACGAAGAAGGCAATCTGTTTCAATAAAGGAATAAACAGCACGATTAAAATCAACCTTTTTTTATGGCACAATGCTGGTTGCCTTAAATCACATACAGCTGAAAAAGAAGAGCTTTGTGTTATCTTGGAAAATTAACTAAGACATGCTTTCACTGGTTCAGCGTTTGTCACGCACGGAAAAATAGATGTTTTTCACATATTTACACAAGAAGAAACTTACGGAGTAACGCTCCTGCCCATCAAGGACCACTCGATGTAAAGTTGACCTACAATTGTGGAAATGATTATTGTATCATAAGTAAATATAAAAATAATAACCAAACCACAAAATCCATTTATGTCATCCAAGTTACCCTGAATACACAGTTTGGTCTGCAAGCACGATATCAAAATGCCAATTAGAACTAAGAACATACTTTAAGAGATAGATTCACAAACCTGAAAATGGAGTTACTCCAGCGTTCGAGCATATCACCAAGATTGACAATAAAGCCGCTGCGAAACAAAGACCAAAAGAGTGAGGGTTTTTAACTTATGATTAAGAGGTAAATTTCGCGCCATTCCCATCAATCAAGAACGAGACATAAATCTAATCAGATTAACAGGCTAACCCTTTCACAGGAGCTACATATTCCCATACTTGAGGCTGAGCATTCCTGTCCTTGCAAATCTGCAGAATTCAGATGGCAAATCCCAGTTAAGAAAATGTAAAAACAAATACAAGAAAAGGCCATGTTTCAAGATGCTTTACTTGGAGACCAACTACATCATCAGTTGCTAAGAGAGTGATCAGGCCATAATCCGAATGTGCACCAGCTCCATAAACTCCCTTAGAAGGATTTGACACTTGACCTGATGACAAAAAGAACATCAAATGGAAGAATTCATCATGATTCATGCTGGATAAATATCATTTGACACGAAAGCATGACCTGTTTTTTGTCCACCTTCATAGTGCAAGAGCCTTAATGTGGCTATCGAATCGCCAAGCATTTCAGGCCTATCAAAGAAGTCCTCGTCTAGGTTCAAAGCAAGAGCAATGATCCTTGCAACTGATTTGGCTACTCTCCTGAAACCGATAGAAAGCAGGCAACTAAGAATACAGTTCACCTCTGATCCAACAAATAAAACCTCATTCACCAGAGGCTACAACAAAAATCCAAAAGGGCATTTGCATGAATACTTGGAAGCTATTTTCTTTGGCTGCAAACTCAGGTTTACATGACTCATGTATGCTAGTTATTCATTCACATTAAGTCAGTTACAACTTTATGGATAATCATTTACCACTTTGAAATCTTGAATTTAAAACCAAGCAATATAAACTAGTTTTTTTTTTACTTACAATGCTTCCCTGTGATATTGCTCCATCACCTCCCTCCATTTGGGCAATACTTCTGTGAGAGCAACAAGAGAATTACATGTGAAACAAGTAAAAAGGACCATGTAGGAGTTACTTTTAGGTGCCAAACACCAACAGTACAATGTTAATAGAACCTATAGTACATTACCTAGCTACAAGCATATTGTAGATGTCCTGCTATTGATTGATCATTCAGTTTTCGGAAGAGGTGCTTTAGTAAAAAAATAACTTGAAAACAGAGATAAAATACCTTCAGGAGGCCACTGGTTTGGACCATAAAATGGTCTATTTGACTGTGGGTCCTCTGCAGGTACCTCAACACCAATATAATACCCTTCCTTGTAGTCACCTAAAGAGGACATAAGTGTTAATTGTAAGAAACCCCTCTTGCAGTGATGTTTGCTTGTATGATGCTGGTGACTCAAGAAAGGTGAACTTAAGTGTAGCAAGTAGCAACACATGTGGAAGTCGATTACCATTCACTTGGTTTTCTGGATCAAGAATCTCATCTAGCATAGGTGTATACCCTCGATTCTTCTCATTTCGGAGAAGCTTCATTTTCTCACTGTTTGGAAGTTCAAAGAACTTCTTGCTTTCGGCAAAAACCTCATCCATGAATTCCTGGCTTATCCCATGATCCAGCACATAGAAGAAGCCTGAATCCAAGCATGCCTAAGAAAAAAATATGGAGCATTTGCTTATGGAAAAATATGGTCCAAAACTATTAGAAGAAACAGAGCTACCAGCACATTAACCATGTTCTCAGTACTTAAATATAAAAGAAGGTTGCATCATGGCATTCTTAGTGGTCCATTTCTTGCACTGCCAGATATGTAATGCAATAATAGAGCAAGACCATAGTTTCGATGGCTGAAATTTTAGAGGATGGTGAGTAAACTATAGCTATTTAAGGGAGTAAGCGGCAAGAAAACATGGCACATTGGTATTGGAAATAAATTCACAGCACAAGTAGAAAATTATTATTCCCAAAATGAAATCTTTACTGCATGGGTTACTTTAGCTATCTACTTCTAGAACTGGGACGATGATACTAGAAATTCAGTATACTGACTGAACTGATGTCTTACTGTTGacatcttctcaaaataacaagcaCACATGTCCCTTTTCAGAATATATGTAATTTTTATATGCAAGAGGTCAAGCCGGGCATAATCAGGATTCTATTTGAAAACGTACGCTACTGCAAATAGTTTCTATATGTATTTCTATGACTCCACCTAAATGGACAGGGCCCCGTGCTAGAAGCTCCCACACCAGCAGGGTGGGGTCTAGGGGAAGGATTATACGAGGCAAGCCTTGCCCCTGCACATTTCTAAGACTCCACCTAATATAATAAATAGAAATTTTAATGCCGTCAACTGTAAGATTGAACTTTTCTTGAAACACAATAAACCTTAACAAACTGTAAGATGGCGGTCACTCTCGGTCACTACCCCTTAACAATCCTTGTTTTCCGAACGGAGAATGCTCGACACAGACCATGTACGAGGTCAGAGCAACAACTAACAAAtgacaagtactccctccgattcatatTACTTTGTCGTTGGTTTAGTACAAACTTGCGACAAAGTAATATGGATCGGACGAGTACTAGTGTGTTGAATAAATAATAACCACCACAACTGAAAAAAGCAGAGGTCAAGTCCATTGCTTTTGCTTAACTTTTATGCCCCAACTGACTCTAACCACCTCTGTTTTCCTGTTCTATAATGACTGCAACACAAACATCGTTAACCTGCCTTGTGAACCAGCAGATTCCCACCAGCTTACAGGTTTTCTCTTTAGAAAATGGACGAGCATGCTTGTATGAAATAAACTCTGCATACAGCTAATAGCGCCAAAAAGGTGGCGCATAATTGAGCGGTGGCCGACTTTCTGGAGAAAGAAAGTTGCTCTAACAAGCTTTCCGCTGTTCATGCGCCCATCGACCAAGATTCTCCGCGAGGCTCAAGAAACGAACCTGCTTGAGGAGCGCGACCGATCTCTGGGTGTCGGGGTCCGCCAGGCTGATGCAATTCAGGCTCGTCCTCGAGGTCGAGCTCTCCATGCCGCCGCTGCGGTTTCCCCACCACCTGATCCCCCGCCTCCTGCTGCGGCGGCCGCTGATGTGATTGGCCGCTAGCGAAGACTGGGCGCGACTCCTTTGTTCGATGCGCTCAGAGTCAGAGGTGGCTGGTGGGTCGCCGAATTGGCGCCGGAGGGCGATATATAGGGCGGAGGCTCGAGGTTGGTGGAATTTGGAAGAAGGTTTGCGAGGGGCACGAAAGCGAGGCGATCTCTCGGTGGCTGCGGGCGGCCTGGGTCTCTGGACCAAGAAAAAACAATGCGCGATTCCTCTTTGTATggacttctatttatttatttttgtcgtGTGTACTGTATTATTTGGTGTGGTCTCCCTTTGAGCACTTTATATGCCTTTGTTGATGTTGATTGATGTCTTCCGAATCTAATCGCATGtggagtggatggatggatgggtcgCTTTTGATGGCAGCGAATTTTCCTCGGTCTTTCGGTCACTCAAAAGAGGACGGGTCAAAGGGAATCCCAAAAGGGTCGGCGATCATCTtcgggctgtttggtttgtgactaaaaTTGTCAAAATTTGCCACATCTGAGGTTAGACAAATTTAATCAACTTAGATGAGTGTTTGGTTTAAACCACACTAGGGCCTCATATGCCAATATatacaaaaagtgtggcaagatttcctTAGCCTTGCCAATTTGTGATCCTCATTTTGTTGAACTAACATTAGGCAAGTTTGATaaaaaatgtgtggcaaaatgtagcaatgcaaggcctagaaccaaacagccccgcgTGTTTGCCTTGGCTTCATGATTCGGGATGCAAGCCATATCGCCCCCATGTCCAATGTGTTCTTCTGACTCTTTGTGAGAGCCGGCTGTTTCTCTGTCCCGCCACCCTAGTCTCTGCCCGCATGGCGCGTTCTACTTTCTCCCTACTCCGTCATGTCAGCGCCAACATGGCCCTGACATGAGAAATCGTCAAGACAAACGAAACGGGCTGCCATGACAGAGAAAGAGAAAAGAGTTGCCATGGTAGCGAAACTGGGACAagtgccatggcaacatatcgaCGAGTCCTAGTGAGAATATTGAAGAAGATGGCTAAGAGTGGGCTAGGAGGGCGAAGAAGAGTCAACGCTCTACTGGTGGGCCTGATATGGTTGGATAGGTGTGCGTGTGGTGTAGAGTGCGTGAGATTGAGCTGCAGCGGTGGGGTATAAACTGTGGGCATCACTCTGTATGAGGCATCGAAGAAGCGTATTAAGATTTTGTTTTCCTTATTTCCTTCCCCAAGCTTACCTCTGCCTCACCTACCCCTCCTCTACCAGATCCGATCGATCCATGACCATcgcagttggtatcagagcctcgtccgATCAGTGCGCGCTTCCATACTCTCTTGATCATGCAGTAAGATCCTGTGGAAGGTTGCGGATCGCCCTTGGGCTCGATCTGCCTAATTCCCACGATGGGCCCGCTGGTTCGGACAAGGCAAGTGATCTCTGCCATGGAGGAATTTGACGAGGGACTGATGAAGGAGCTCGAGTCACCGGGGACAAGATTGAGGGGATCGACGCGATCTATGCTTGCCTAGACACATTGGACAACCGGATGGAGGAGCAAACAGTGCACATCAATGTGGTGCAGGCAAAGGTAAACCTCGCCACAAACTCTATCGTGAATGTCAGGCAAGAGCAAGTGGTAGAGAAAATAGTACCCAAGTCCACCACAGTTCCAGTATCACCAGGGCGACTGGACAAGAGGGAATTATTCAGTCACCACCAcctcgtccccctcctcctcccttacAGATTCCTTTGCCGACCACTTTCAAGTATCAACTAGATACGACTCGGGGAGGAGAACCTCAATCGTCTACTAGAAGAAGTTGGATGTCGAAGATGAACTTTCCCAAATTTGACGGTTCAGAGGTGCCGATCTGGTTAGATGGGTGTGATGACTACTTTGCTCTGTATGATATTTTAGAAAACTTCAAGGTTACTCCGACCACACTGCATTTGGAGGGTGATGCAGCTCACTAGTATCACGCATACAAGCTCTCTGCTGGCTGGTGGACTAGGAAAGTTTCAGAAAGGGTGTGATGGCAGAGTTTGATGTGgatgttgttggaaatatgtcctcgaggcaataataaaatggttattattgtatttccttgttcatgataattgtctattattcatgctataattgtattaactggaaaccttaatacatgtgtgaatacatagaccacaacatgtccctagtgagcctctaattgactagctcattgatcaatagatggttatggtttcctgaccatggacattggatgtcattgataacgggatcacatcattaggagaatgatgtgatggccaagacccaatcctaagcatagcacaagatcgtgtagttcgtttgctaagagcttttctaatgtctatcatttccttagaccatgagattgtgcaactcccggatactgtaggaatgctttgggtgtaccaaacgtcacaacgtaactgagtggctgtaaaggtgcactacaggtatctccaaaagtgtctgttgggttggcacgaatcgagactgggatttgtcactccgtatgacgaagaggtatctctgggcccactcagtaatgcatcatcataatgagctcaatgtgactaagtagttagtcacgggatcatgcattatgaaacgagtaaagtgacttgccggtaacaagattgaacgaggtattgggataccgatgatcgaatctcgggcaagtaacataccgatagacaaagggaattgtatacgggattgactgaatccttgacatcgtggttcatccgatgagatcatcgtggaacatgtgggagccaatatgggtatccacaTCCCGCTATAGGTTATTGgtcaaagaggtgtctcggtcatgtctgcatggttcccgaacccatagggtctacacacttaaggttcggtgacgctagagttgttatgggaaatagtatgtggttaccgaaggttgttcagagtcccggatgatatcccggacgtgacgaggaactccggaatggtccgaaggtgaagatcgatatattggacgaagggtattggagttcggaattgttctaggagtaccgggtgacgaccagcgtgaccgaaaggtgtttcggaggccccgacaagcgttgggggccttatgggccaaggggagggggcacaccagcccactaaggggttgtgcgcccctcccaaccccttaacgtggagaggtggggcgcctcccctagggcagccgcccctcccggcttggggggcaagtttcctaggggtgggggcgcccaaacccatctagggtttcccttgtggccgccacccatcccctagggaaccctacGACACCTCCTccaacccccttccccctatatatagtgagggagagagagggcagctgcaCCATTCCCCTAgcacagccctctccctcctccaacacctcctcctcctccgtagtgcttggcgaagccctgctagagaaccacgagctccaccaccaccacgccgtcgtgctgccggagctctccctcaacttctcctctccccttgctggatcaagaaggaggagacgtccccaggttgtacgtgtgttgaacgcggaggcaccgtccgttcggcgctagatcgcatcttccgcgatttgaatcgccgcgagtacgactccatcatccgcattcttgtaatgcttccgcttagcgatcttcaagggtatgaagatgatcatcctctccctctcttgttgctagaatctccatagattgatcttggtgatgcgtagaaaattttgaatttctactatgttccccaacagtggcatcatgagctaggtctatgcgtagattctatgcacgagtagaacacaaagtagttgtgggcgatga from Triticum aestivum cultivar Chinese Spring chromosome 3B, IWGSC CS RefSeq v2.1, whole genome shotgun sequence includes these protein-coding regions:
- the LOC123068925 gene encoding 2-oxoglutarate-Fe(II) type oxidoreductase hxnY isoform X2, whose product is MESSTSRTSLNCISLADPDTQRSVALLKQACLDSGFFYVLDHGISQEFMDEVFAESKKFFELPNSEKMKLLRNEKNRGYTPMLDEILDPENQVNGDYKEGYYIGVEVPAEDPQSNRPFYGPNQWPPEEVLPKWREVMEQYHREALRVAKSVARIIALALNLDEDFFDRPEMLGDSIATLRLLHYEGQVSNPSKGVYGAGAHSDYGLITLLATDDVVGLQICKDRNAQPQVWEYVAPVKGGFIVNLGDMLERWSNSIFRSTLHRVVLDGQERYSIAFFVEPSHDCVVECLPTCKSETNPPKFPPITCSAYLSQRYKDTHADLSTYSDGKA
- the LOC123068925 gene encoding 2-oxoglutarate-Fe(II) type oxidoreductase hxnY isoform X1; amino-acid sequence: MESSTSRTSLNCISLADPDTQRSVALLKQACLDSGFFYVLDHGISQEFMDEVFAESKKFFELPNSEKMKLLRNEKNRGYTPMLDEILDPENQVNGDYKEGYYIGVEVPAEDPQSNRPFYGPNQWPPEEVLPKWREVMEQYHREALRVAKSVARIIALALNLDEDFFDRPEMLGDSIATLRLLHYEGGQKTGQVSNPSKGVYGAGAHSDYGLITLLATDDVVGLQICKDRNAQPQVWEYVAPVKGGFIVNLGDMLERWSNSIFRSTLHRVVLDGQERYSIAFFVEPSHDCVVECLPTCKSETNPPKFPPITCSAYLSQRYKDTHADLSTYSDGKA